The following are from one region of the Magallana gigas chromosome 6, xbMagGiga1.1, whole genome shotgun sequence genome:
- the LOC105344125 gene encoding coiled-coil domain-containing protein 112 isoform X1 produces the protein MAANVKENEEREKNVLVWRNKMEKSKKGEILRELRKLSVQVVALEREKTTHLYSKRSEFRHDFSVLEELDSKLTGDIKSEQVKVKQQLEKISHMVKRFHKELKDVKPTPEFVEKLKVIMEEIEGTITSFKENQRKQYEELIRDERMTYQEIQAMERKFDAWSQLAEKPDNKSKTPAAPLASARDITKDLPPQVAAFEVTREMFINVSKKFLEETGGIRGGWDEYDHGTFLKFRNRYKGKIIFIKHALVAIPTKTEEEIRDHEEWYQTYLSMNEKKKESIKKWREKKEGEKEEVLSKVESELAEDQQKEEQKQQRLKEQIQEEKRQRFSQLNAWKVQKELERAQAEEKKLREALDKAQKEEDRKKEKAELKQKVEIYKKEREEEEKFLEEQKKVWEEEEKEMHRQNSAREIHRFRDRDQRKIQEKLAKEKEKENEKIQKQKRLDRLREQVDIEVDRDPSRLLKPTAGWTSRLKDKGPSGSGPIIQMPHRAIPSWRQGMT, from the exons atggCGGCCAATGTAAAGGAG AAtgaagaaagagagaaaaatgtCTTGGTCTGGAGGAACAAAATGGAAAAATCAAAGAAGGGTGAAATCCTCAGAGAACTAAGAAAGCTGAGTGTACA GGTGGTGGCACTGGAAAGGGAGAAAACTACTCACCTGTACAGTAAAAGGAGCGAGTTCCGCCACGACTTCAGTGTACTGGAGGAGTTGGACTCCAAGTTGACGGGAGACATCAAATCAGAGC AAGTGAAAGTAAAACAGCAGCTTGAGAAGATCAGTCACATGGTCAAGCGCTTCCATAAAGAACTGAAGGATGTCAAACCAACACCAGAGT TTGTAGAGAAACTGAAAGTTATTATGGAGGAGATTGAGGGCACCATAACAAGTTtcaaagaaaatcaaagaaagCA ATATGAAGAGTTGATCAGAGATGAAAGAATGACATATCAGGAAATTCAGGCCATGGAAAGAAAGTTTGATGCTTGGAGTCAGCTGGCTGAAAAACCGGACAACAAATCGAAGACCCCTGCTGCTCCTCTAGCCAGCGCTAGAGACATCACTAAAGATTTACCCCCACAAGTCGCAGCCTTCGAGGTAACGAGAGAAATGTTTATCAATGTATCCAAG AAATTTCTGGAGGAGACTGGTGGAATAAGAGGTGGGTGGGATGAGTATGACCACGGGACATTCCTCAAGTTCAGGAACAGATACAAG GGAAAGATTATTTTCATAAAGCATGCACTGGTAGCCATACCCACCAAAACAGAGGAAGAAATCAGAGACCACGAAGAATGGTACCAGACATATTTGTCTATGAATGAGAAAAAGAAGGAGAGTATTAAGAAATGGAGGGAAAAGAAAGAG GGTGAAAAGGAAGAGGTGCTAAGTAAAGTAGAATCAGAATTAGCAGAGGATCAACAGAAAGAAGAGCAAAAACAGCAAAGGTTAAAGGAACAAATCCAAGAGGAGAAAAGACAGAGATTTAGTCAGCTGAATGCTTGGAAG GTCCAGAAGGAATTAGAAAGAGCTCAGGCAGAGGAAAAGAAACTACGGGAAGCATTAGACAAAGCACAGAAAGAAGAAGATAGGAAGAAAGAAAAG GCTGAGTTGAAACAGAAAGTAGAAATCTACAAGAAAGAGAGGGAGGAGGAAGAGAAATTTTTAGAGGAACAGAAGAAGGTTTGGGAAGAAGAGGAAAAGGAAATGCACAGACAGAATTCTGCCCGAGAGATCCACCGATTTAGGGACAGG gACCAAAGGAAAATACAAGAGAAGCTTGCAAAGGAGAAGGAAAAGGAAAATGAGAAAATACAGAAACAGAAACGGCTAGACAGATTAAGAGAACAG GTTGATATTGAGGTGGATCGCGATCCAAGCAGACTGTTGAAACCCACAGCAGGATGGACATCCAGACTGAAGGACAAGGGACCATCGGGGTCAGGACCCATCATACAAATGCCACACAG GGCTATCCCTTCCTGGCGCCAGGGAATGACATAA
- the LOC105344125 gene encoding coiled-coil domain-containing protein 112 isoform X2, with translation MAANVKENEEREKNVLVWRNKMEKSKKGEILRELRKLSVQVVALEREKTTHLYSKRSEFRHDFSVLEELDSKLTGDIKSEQVKVKQQLEKISHMVKRFHKELKDVKPTPEFVEKLKVIMEEIEGTITSFKENQRKQYEELIRDERMTYQEIQAMERKFDAWSQLAEKPDNKSKTPAAPLASARDITKDLPPQVAAFEKFLEETGGIRGGWDEYDHGTFLKFRNRYKGKIIFIKHALVAIPTKTEEEIRDHEEWYQTYLSMNEKKKESIKKWREKKEGEKEEVLSKVESELAEDQQKEEQKQQRLKEQIQEEKRQRFSQLNAWKVQKELERAQAEEKKLREALDKAQKEEDRKKEKAELKQKVEIYKKEREEEEKFLEEQKKVWEEEEKEMHRQNSAREIHRFRDRDQRKIQEKLAKEKEKENEKIQKQKRLDRLREQVDIEVDRDPSRLLKPTAGWTSRLKDKGPSGSGPIIQMPHRAIPSWRQGMT, from the exons atggCGGCCAATGTAAAGGAG AAtgaagaaagagagaaaaatgtCTTGGTCTGGAGGAACAAAATGGAAAAATCAAAGAAGGGTGAAATCCTCAGAGAACTAAGAAAGCTGAGTGTACA GGTGGTGGCACTGGAAAGGGAGAAAACTACTCACCTGTACAGTAAAAGGAGCGAGTTCCGCCACGACTTCAGTGTACTGGAGGAGTTGGACTCCAAGTTGACGGGAGACATCAAATCAGAGC AAGTGAAAGTAAAACAGCAGCTTGAGAAGATCAGTCACATGGTCAAGCGCTTCCATAAAGAACTGAAGGATGTCAAACCAACACCAGAGT TTGTAGAGAAACTGAAAGTTATTATGGAGGAGATTGAGGGCACCATAACAAGTTtcaaagaaaatcaaagaaagCA ATATGAAGAGTTGATCAGAGATGAAAGAATGACATATCAGGAAATTCAGGCCATGGAAAGAAAGTTTGATGCTTGGAGTCAGCTGGCTGAAAAACCGGACAACAAATCGAAGACCCCTGCTGCTCCTCTAGCCAGCGCTAGAGACATCACTAAAGATTTACCCCCACAAGTCGCAGCCTTCGAG AAATTTCTGGAGGAGACTGGTGGAATAAGAGGTGGGTGGGATGAGTATGACCACGGGACATTCCTCAAGTTCAGGAACAGATACAAG GGAAAGATTATTTTCATAAAGCATGCACTGGTAGCCATACCCACCAAAACAGAGGAAGAAATCAGAGACCACGAAGAATGGTACCAGACATATTTGTCTATGAATGAGAAAAAGAAGGAGAGTATTAAGAAATGGAGGGAAAAGAAAGAG GGTGAAAAGGAAGAGGTGCTAAGTAAAGTAGAATCAGAATTAGCAGAGGATCAACAGAAAGAAGAGCAAAAACAGCAAAGGTTAAAGGAACAAATCCAAGAGGAGAAAAGACAGAGATTTAGTCAGCTGAATGCTTGGAAG GTCCAGAAGGAATTAGAAAGAGCTCAGGCAGAGGAAAAGAAACTACGGGAAGCATTAGACAAAGCACAGAAAGAAGAAGATAGGAAGAAAGAAAAG GCTGAGTTGAAACAGAAAGTAGAAATCTACAAGAAAGAGAGGGAGGAGGAAGAGAAATTTTTAGAGGAACAGAAGAAGGTTTGGGAAGAAGAGGAAAAGGAAATGCACAGACAGAATTCTGCCCGAGAGATCCACCGATTTAGGGACAGG gACCAAAGGAAAATACAAGAGAAGCTTGCAAAGGAGAAGGAAAAGGAAAATGAGAAAATACAGAAACAGAAACGGCTAGACAGATTAAGAGAACAG GTTGATATTGAGGTGGATCGCGATCCAAGCAGACTGTTGAAACCCACAGCAGGATGGACATCCAGACTGAAGGACAAGGGACCATCGGGGTCAGGACCCATCATACAAATGCCACACAG GGCTATCCCTTCCTGGCGCCAGGGAATGACATAA
- the LOC117680448 gene encoding peptide-N(4)-(N-acetyl-beta-glucosaminyl)asparagine amidase isoform X1 has protein sequence MASVFTTVKQLVEENSQEQFLDAAKLLLKFADNVINNPTEPKYRKIRLGNPTVESKLLPVVGALECLFEMGFVEDGEFLTLPPNTSLEIIRQIRKDLNEYVETMGKVNGEQASQTPTPPVTIRAPPQAPATTGAPSQTPSTTRAPPQVPATTRMPPNPLQDKSQQEINQMERRFFSKIQNSLVHVLMYEDPTLQKKARAIIPVETLKKEAHRKLEEIKKAEKAAVTSIDFRDLMLLELLAWFKNSFFSWVDAPKCDNCGGETQSVGMAEPTPDEIRWQANRVENYKCNRCQRFVRFPRYNHPEKLLETRCGRCGEWANCFTLCCRAVGFEARYVLDWTDHVWTEVYSEIQKRWLHCDPCENVCDKPLLYEAGWGKKLTYVLAFSKDEVQDVSWRYSAKHAEMLGRRNECRESWLVQVVHRLWKAKEPSNSPERNEEMKRRLLIELVEFMTPKSSDGQNLSGRTTGSLAWRMARGEIGSSQAPTSAEPFVFKLTEEERKSKVFHVKYSCAKDEYIRVSKNSEVIKPFSSCVNKQQNVFRKEERDWKMAYLARTEGSSSAEISWKFDFSGMEIDKIEICTSSQTFENGVISWRLCSKNQCAMLTGDPEVKTYSELSGEDEMTLTAMLSGGKGEVAWQHTQMFRQKIDDTNFHPLDVKVFFK, from the exons ATGGCTTCTGTATTTACAACTGTCAAACAACTTGTGGAGGAAAATTCGCAAGAACAGTTCTTGGATGCTGCTAAACTACTGCTAAAGTTTGCAGATAATGTTATCAATAACCCGACTGAACCAAAATATCGGAAGATACGACTTGGAAATCCCACAGTAGAATCCAAATTACTCCCGGTTGTTGGGGCTTTGGAGTGCTTGTTTGAGATGGGATTTGTTGag GATGGGGAATTCCTGACATTACCACCAAACACTTCCCTTGAAATCATAAGACAGATTCGAAaggatttaaatgaatatgttgAGACGATGGGGAAAGTAAATGGAGAACAAGCATCACAGACTCCAACTCCACCAGTCACCATCAGGGCACCTCCTCAAGCACCTGCCACCACTGGGGCACCATCTCAAACACCTTCCACCACCAGGGCACCACCTCAAGTACCTGCTACCACCAGGATGCCACCTAATCCTCTACAGGATAAATCTCAGCAGGAAATTAAT cAAATGGAAAGAAGGTTCTTTAGCAAAATACAGAATAGTCTTGTCCATGTTTTGATGTATGAAGATCCAACACTTCAAAAGAAAGCAAGAGCTATAATCCCAGTAGAAACCTTGAAAAAGGAAGCTCATAGAAAGTTAGAGGAAATCAAGAAAGCTGAAAAGGCAGCAGTGACAAGCATAGACTTCAGAGACCTCATGCTGTTGGAATTATTAGCATGGTTCAAAAACTCTTTCTTTAGCTGGGTGGATGCACCAAAGTGTGATAACTGTGGTGGAGAGACTCAGAGTGTTGGAATGGCAGAGCCAACTCCAGACGAAATCCGATGGCAGGCCAACAGAGTGGAGAACTATAAATGCAACAGATGCCAAAGGTTCGTCAGATTTCCCAGATACAATCACCCTGAAAAACTCCTTGAAACCCGGTGCGGCCGGTGTGGGGAATGGGCCAATTGCTTCACTCTGTGTTGTCGGGCTGTGGGCTTCGAGGCCAGGTATGTGTTGGACTGGACCGACCATGTTTGGACTGAGGTGTACTCGGAAATTCAAAAAAGATGGCTGCACTGTGATCCATGTGAAAATGTCTGTGATAAACCTCTTCTATATGAGGCGGGATGGGGCAAAAAACTGACCTATGTTCTGGCTTTCTCCAAGGACGAAGTTCAAGATGTTTCTTGGAGGTATTCTGCAAAACATGCAGAAATGCTTGGTAGAAGAAATGAATGCAGGGAGTCTTGGTTAGTGCAAGTGGTTCACAGGCTCTGGAAAGCTAAGGAGCCGAGTAATTCTCCAGAAAGAAATGAGGAGATGAAAAGGAGGCTACTAATAGAGTTGGTAGAGTTCATGACCCCTAAATCTAGTGATGGCCAAAATTTATCAG GTAGAACAACTGGTTCCTTGGCTTGGCGGATGGCTCGAGGTGAAATAGGTTCATCCCAGGCTCCAACCAGTGCAGAACCCTTTGTATTTAAACTCACAGAAGAAGAACGGAAGTCGAAAGTTTTTCATGTAAAGTACAGCTGTGCCAAGGATGAATACATCAGGGTGTCGAAGAACAGCGAGGTGATCAAGCCATTTTCCTCCTGTGTGAACAAGCAGCAAAATGTATTTCGGAAGGAAGAGAGGGATTGGAAGATGGCTTATCTTGCCAGGACTGAGGGCTCTTCTTCCGCAGAAATTTCCTGGAAGTTTGACTTTTCAG GTATGGAAATTGACAAAATAGAGATTTGTACATCAAGTCAAACTTTCGAGAATGGAGTCATATCATGGCGTTTGTGCAGCAAAAACCAGTGTGCAATGTTGACAG GAGACCCAGAAGTGAAGACCTACAGCGAGCTCTCTGGAGAAGATGAAATGACTCTTACGGCCATGTTAAGTGGAGGGAAAGGAGAAGTTGCCTGGCAACACACACAGATGTTTCGACAGAAAATTGACGACACAAACTTTCATCCTTTAGAcgttaaagttttctttaagtag
- the LOC117680448 gene encoding peptide-N(4)-(N-acetyl-beta-glucosaminyl)asparagine amidase isoform X2 — MASVFTTVKQLVEENSQEQFLDAAKLLLKFADNVINNPTEPKYRKIRLGNPTVESKLLPVVGALECLFEMGFVEDGEFLTLPPNTSLEIIRQIRKDLNEYVETMGKVNGEQASQTPTPPVTIRAPPQAPATTGAPSQTPSTTRAPPQVPATTRMPPNPLQDKSQQEINQMERRFFSKIQNSLVHVLMYEDPTLQKKARAIIPVETLKKEAHRKLEEIKKAEKAAVTSIDFRDLMLLELLAWFKNSFFSWVDAPKCDNCGGETQSVGMAEPTPDEIRWQANRVENYKCNRCQRFVRFPRYNHPEKLLETRCGRCGEWANCFTLCCRAVGFEARYVLDWTDHVWTEVYSEIQKRWLHCDPCENVCDKPLLYEAGWGKKLTYVLAFSKDEVQDVSWRYSAKHAEMLGRRNECRESWLVQVVHRLWKAKEPSNSPERNEEMKRRLLIELVEFMTPKSSDGQNLSGRTTGSLAWRMARGEIGSSQAPTSAEPFVFKLTEEERKSKVFHVKYSCAKDEYIRVSKNSEVIKPFSSCVNKQQNVFRKEERDWKMAYLARTEGSSSAEISWKFDFSDF, encoded by the exons ATGGCTTCTGTATTTACAACTGTCAAACAACTTGTGGAGGAAAATTCGCAAGAACAGTTCTTGGATGCTGCTAAACTACTGCTAAAGTTTGCAGATAATGTTATCAATAACCCGACTGAACCAAAATATCGGAAGATACGACTTGGAAATCCCACAGTAGAATCCAAATTACTCCCGGTTGTTGGGGCTTTGGAGTGCTTGTTTGAGATGGGATTTGTTGag GATGGGGAATTCCTGACATTACCACCAAACACTTCCCTTGAAATCATAAGACAGATTCGAAaggatttaaatgaatatgttgAGACGATGGGGAAAGTAAATGGAGAACAAGCATCACAGACTCCAACTCCACCAGTCACCATCAGGGCACCTCCTCAAGCACCTGCCACCACTGGGGCACCATCTCAAACACCTTCCACCACCAGGGCACCACCTCAAGTACCTGCTACCACCAGGATGCCACCTAATCCTCTACAGGATAAATCTCAGCAGGAAATTAAT cAAATGGAAAGAAGGTTCTTTAGCAAAATACAGAATAGTCTTGTCCATGTTTTGATGTATGAAGATCCAACACTTCAAAAGAAAGCAAGAGCTATAATCCCAGTAGAAACCTTGAAAAAGGAAGCTCATAGAAAGTTAGAGGAAATCAAGAAAGCTGAAAAGGCAGCAGTGACAAGCATAGACTTCAGAGACCTCATGCTGTTGGAATTATTAGCATGGTTCAAAAACTCTTTCTTTAGCTGGGTGGATGCACCAAAGTGTGATAACTGTGGTGGAGAGACTCAGAGTGTTGGAATGGCAGAGCCAACTCCAGACGAAATCCGATGGCAGGCCAACAGAGTGGAGAACTATAAATGCAACAGATGCCAAAGGTTCGTCAGATTTCCCAGATACAATCACCCTGAAAAACTCCTTGAAACCCGGTGCGGCCGGTGTGGGGAATGGGCCAATTGCTTCACTCTGTGTTGTCGGGCTGTGGGCTTCGAGGCCAGGTATGTGTTGGACTGGACCGACCATGTTTGGACTGAGGTGTACTCGGAAATTCAAAAAAGATGGCTGCACTGTGATCCATGTGAAAATGTCTGTGATAAACCTCTTCTATATGAGGCGGGATGGGGCAAAAAACTGACCTATGTTCTGGCTTTCTCCAAGGACGAAGTTCAAGATGTTTCTTGGAGGTATTCTGCAAAACATGCAGAAATGCTTGGTAGAAGAAATGAATGCAGGGAGTCTTGGTTAGTGCAAGTGGTTCACAGGCTCTGGAAAGCTAAGGAGCCGAGTAATTCTCCAGAAAGAAATGAGGAGATGAAAAGGAGGCTACTAATAGAGTTGGTAGAGTTCATGACCCCTAAATCTAGTGATGGCCAAAATTTATCAG GTAGAACAACTGGTTCCTTGGCTTGGCGGATGGCTCGAGGTGAAATAGGTTCATCCCAGGCTCCAACCAGTGCAGAACCCTTTGTATTTAAACTCACAGAAGAAGAACGGAAGTCGAAAGTTTTTCATGTAAAGTACAGCTGTGCCAAGGATGAATACATCAGGGTGTCGAAGAACAGCGAGGTGATCAAGCCATTTTCCTCCTGTGTGAACAAGCAGCAAAATGTATTTCGGAAGGAAGAGAGGGATTGGAAGATGGCTTATCTTGCCAGGACTGAGGGCTCTTCTTCCGCAGAAATTTCCTGGAAGTTTGACTTTTCAG atttttaa